The Populus alba chromosome 6, ASM523922v2, whole genome shotgun sequence genome contains a region encoding:
- the LOC118030598 gene encoding 26S proteasome regulatory subunit 7 has translation MAPAAVDDDEILKDEKNPPPLDEDDIALLKTYGLGPYSNSIKKEEKEIKDLAKKINDLRGIKESDTGLAAPSQWDLVSDKQMMQEEQPLQVARCTKIINPNTEDAKYVINVKQIAKFVVGLGDKVSPTDIEEGMRVGVDRNKYQIQIPLPPKIDPSVTMMTVEEKPDVTYNDVGGCKEQIEKMREVVELPMLHPEKFVKLGIDPPKGVLCYGPPGTGKTLLARAVANRTDACFIRVIGSELVQKYVGEGARMVRELFQMARSKKACIVFFDEVDAIGGARFDDGVGGDNEVQRTMLEIVNQLDGFDARGNIKVLMATNRPDTLDPALLRPGRLDRKVEFGLPDLESRTQIFKIHTRTMNCERDIRFELLARLCPNSTGADIRSVCTEAGMYAIRARRKTVTEKDFLDAVNKVIKGYQKFSATPKYMVYN, from the exons ATGGCTCCGGCAGCAGTTGACGATGATGAGATATTGAAGGACGAGAAGAATCCTCCTCCTCTCGACGAAGACGACATTGCTCTCCTCAAAACTTAT gGCTTGGGTCCATACTCGAACAGTattaagaaagaagagaaggaaattaAGGATTTAGCTAAGAAGATTAATGATCTTCGAG GCATTAAAGAATCTGACACTGGTTTGGCTGCACCAAGCCAGTGGGACCTTGTGTCTGATAAGCAGATGATGCAAGAAGAACAACCACTACAG GTTGCAAGGTGCACAAAGATTATTAATCCTAATACCGAGGATGCAAAGTATGTTATAAATGTGAAGCAAATTGCCAAG TTTGTGGTTGGGCTTGGTGACAAAGTCTCCCCTACAGATATAGAAGAAGGCATGCGAGTGGG TGTTGATCGCAACAAGTATCAGATTCAGATTCCGTTGCCTCCTAAGATTGATCCAAGTGTTACTATGATGACTGTGGAAGAAAAGCCTGATGTTACGTATAACGATGTTGGTGGATGCAAGGAGCAGATAGAAAAGATGCGAGAA GTTGTTGAGCTTCCCATGCTTCACCCAGAGAAATTTGTAAAGCTTGGAATTGATCCTCCTAAGGGTGTTTTGTGCTACGGTCCTCCTGGAACAGGCAAAACTCTCTTGGCTAGAGCAGTGGCCAACAGAACTGATGCATGTTTCATTCGTGTTATTGGGAGTGAACTTGTCCAGAAATATGTTGGCGAGGGGGCACGAATGGTTCGGGAGCTTTTTCAG ATGGCACGGTCAAAAAAAGCTTGCATCGTCTTTTTTGATGAAGTTGATGCTATAGGTGGTGCACGTTTTGATGATGGTGTCGGTGGAGATAATGAGGTTCAGCGTACCATGCTTGAAATTGTCAATCAGCTTGATGGTTTTGATGCTCGAGGAAACATCAAAGTGTTGATGGCGACAAACAG aCCTGATACACTGGACCCAGCTCTGTTACGTCCAGGAAGATTAGACCGTAAGGTTGAGTTTGGGCTGCCTGATTTGGAGAGCAGGACTCAGATTTTCAAGATCCACACACGAACTATGAACTGTGAAAGGGATATTCGTTTTGAGCTGCTTGCACGCCTTTGTCCAAATTCAACTG GAGCTGACATTAGGAGTGTCTGCACTGAGGCTGGGATGTATGCGATTAGAGCACGCAGGAAGACAGTGACTGAGAAAGACTTCCTTGATGCAGTCAACAAGGTCATCAAGGGCTATCAGAAGTTTAGCGCAACGCCCAAGTACATGGTCTACAATTGA
- the LOC118030596 gene encoding glucan endo-1,3-beta-glucosidase 5, whose amino-acid sequence MDRRQYLLCFFFLCLISGDQGLVRGVVGLACNWGTQSTHPLEANIAVKLLKDNGFNKVKLFEADPAALKALGKSGIQVMVGIPNEFLAPLASSVQVAVNWVQQNVSSYVSRYGTDIRYVAVGNEPFLQTFKDTFLNTTFPALQNIQAALIKAGLGRQVKVTVPLNADVYQTDSGLPSGGDFRSDIHGLMISIIKFLSENNAPLTINIYPFLSLYDDPHFPVDYAFFNGTSAPVVDGSISYTNVFEANFDTLISALEKNGFSSLPVIVGEVGWPTDGDRNANVDYARRFNQALVDRISQGQGTPKRKTPPDIYLFALADEDAKSVRPGNFERHWGIFYYDGAIKYQLNMGNGKPLVPAKGVRYLARQWCVMSPEASVSDPNLPNSVAYACSYADCTSLGYGSSCGTLDARSNASYAFNMYYQTVDQRNGACSFSNLSTITKIDPSQNTCRFEIMMDLGKHETPRRHSFAGRKENPAAMMAFMSALILIICGAY is encoded by the exons ATGGATCGTCGTCAATACTTgctatgcttcttcttcttgtgcCTCATTAGTGGTGATCAAGGTCTAGTTAGGGGAGTGGTGGGGCTGGCATGTAACTGGGGGACTCAGTCAACTCACCCACTTGAGGCTAACATAGCCGTCAAGCTTTTGAAGGATAATGGTTTTAATAAGGTGAAGCTGTTTGAGGCTGATCCTGCTGCACTCAAGGCCCTGGGGAAGTCTGGTATTCAAGTCATGGTTGGGATACCAAATGAGTTTCTAGCACCCCTGGCAAGTAGTGTTCAGGTTGCTGTAAACTGGGTCCAACAAAATGTATCCAGCTATGTATCCAGATATGGGACTGATATTCG GTATGTAGCTGTGGGAAATGAACCTTTCCTCCAGACCTTCAAAGACACTTTCCTTAACACAACATTTCCAGCACTTCAAAATATTCAAGCAGCCTTGATAAAAGCTGGATTAGGGAGGCAAGTAAAGGTCACGGTACCATTAAATGCAGATGTGTACCAGACAGACAGTGGCCTACCTTCTGGTGGCGACTTCCGATCAGATATCCATGGCCTCATGATCTCTATCATCAAGTTTCTCAGTGAAAATAATGCTCCCCTTACCATTAATATCTACCCCTTCCTCAGCCTTTATGATGACCCCCATTTCCCGGTCGACTATGCCTTTTTCAACGGCACCTCTGCCCCAGTCGTCGATGGTTCCATATCTTACACCAATGTCTTTGAGGCCAACTTTGACACCCTCATTTCAGCTCTTGAAAAGAACGGTTTCTCATCATTGCCTGTCATTGTTGGTGAGGTTGGATGGCCAACAGACGGTGACCGCAATGCGAATGTAGACTATGCTCGGCGGTTCAACCAAGCCCTTGTCGATCGTATAAGTCAAGGCCAGGGCACCCCAAAACGCAAAACTCCACCAGATATCTACCTCTTCGCACTCGCAGACGAGGATGCGAAGAGTGTCCGCCCTGGAAATTTCGAAAGGCACTGGGGTATCTTCTATTATGATGGAGCCATCAAGTACCAACTGAATATGGGTAATGGTAAACCTCTTGTTCCAGCGAAAGGTGTCAGATATTTGGCGAGGCAGTGGTGTGTAATGTCACCTGAAGCCAGCGTTTCCGACCCCAACTTGCCTAACAGCGTTGCCTATGCCTGCAGCTATGCAGACTGCACAAGTCTGGGATATGGATCTTCCTGCGGTACGCTAGATGCTAGAAGCAATGCATCTTATGCTTTCAACATGTACTATCAGACCGTGGATCAAAGGAACGGTGCGtgttctttttctaatttatcaACCATTACAAAAATTGATCCATCTCAAAATACTTGTCGATTTGAGATCATGATGGATCTAGGAAAGCACGAGACACCTCGTCGACATTCATTTGCAGGAAGAAAGGAAAATCCGGCAGCAATGATGGCTTTCATGTCGGCGCTGATACTGATCATTTGTGGTGCTTACTGA
- the LOC118030594 gene encoding uncharacterized protein: MLCLKTEVLHDDLDNNQPSNVDAETGSAATSGGFVLPINLGGSIHKYLWRIGKVTTTTITSTRSVSSGDGSPTFSDLEDARTRNKRGGKKKDEDTSFYKHQLEQEVKKLQQQLQEEIAVRLALASAVEHSDSSLSNSPCQLPDEAQELLDSIAILEITVSKLEQESVALQYQLSQERNERRLAEYHLRHLPYPASSTFDCSQYNFTEMSMRTCSMEKAEGEAEDNTLLPDVIREPDRDHFVEKLYHHPNWLSEEMVLCMRDIFLSLADPSKISSPECLASPSSPQGHLSYSSLASFSDSPIKNSLMKSPPDDMEHGLEVSARYCKLDPYRVPGKVDWMENIGTYCNAVEVSWLSVGQKELEYASGALKRFRLLVEQLAEVDPSCLSCNEKLAFWINVYNALIMHAFLAYGVPKSEIKLFSLMQKAAYIIGGHSISAADIEYNILKMKPPAHRPQIALVLALQKLKITEEQKKFSIDQPEPLLAFALSCGMHSSPAVRIFRPENVNELLQNSLKDYVQASVGISNKSKLLVPKLLYCFAKGNVEDSLLPDWICQFLTPEQAVVVRDRLSNHKWRLLGARSFSILPFDSRFRFLFLL; this comes from the exons ATGCTTTGTCTTAAAACGGAAGTCCTTCACGATGACCTCGACAACAACCAACCTAGTAATGTCGATGCTGAAACTGGAAGTGCTGCCACTTCTGGTGGTTTTGTTCTTCCTATCAACCT GGGAGGTTCGATTCATAAATATTTGTGGAGGATTGGAAAGGTGACTACTACCACTATCACCAGCACTCGATCTGTTTCTTCTGGAGATGGGTCTCCTACGTTTTCTGATCTTGAG GATGCTAGAACCCGCAACAAAAGAGGtgggaaaaagaaagatgagGATACGTCTTTTTACAAACACCAGCTTGAGCAAGAA GTAAAAAAGTTGCAACAACAATTGCAAGAGGAGATTGCCGTGCGCTTAGCTTTAGCAAGTGCTGTTGAACACTCAGATTCATCCTTATCTAATTCACCTTGTCAGCTTCCTGATGAG GCTCAAGAGCTCTTGGATAGCATAGCTATTCTGGAAATCACTGTATCAAAGCTAGAACAAGAATCGGTTGCCCTCCAATATCAGCTTAGTCAAGAGAGAAATGAGCGTCGTCTTGCTGAGTACCATTTGAGGCATTTGCCGTATCCAGCATCATCAACATTTGATTGTTCTCAGTACAACTTTACAGAGATG AGCATGAGAACCTGCAGCATGGAGAAAGCAGAAGGAGAGGCGGAGGATAATACTCTCCTGCCAGATGTAATTAGAGAGCCAGATAGGGATCATTTTGTTGAGAAACTTTATCACCATCCTAATTGGTTATCAGAAGAAATGGTCCTGTGCATGAGAGATATTTTCCTCTCCTTGGCAGATCCGTCCAAAATTTCTTCTCCTGAGTGTTTAGCGTCACCATCTTCACCTCAGGGCCAcctttcttattcttctttggCATCTTTCTCAGACTCGCCCATAAAGAACTCCTTGATGAAGAGTCCCCCAGATGACATGGAACATGGTTTGGAGGTCTCTGCAAGATATTGCAAGTTAGATCCGTACAGAGTTCCTGGTAAAGTAGATTGGATGGAGAATATTGGAACCTACTGCAATGCAGTTGAGGTGTCTTGGTTGTCTGTTGGGCAGAAAGAGCTGGAGTATGCTTCTGGAGCTCTCAAAAGATTTAG GTTACTTGTTGAACAGTTGGCTGAAGTTGACCCATCTTGCCTGAGTTGCAATGAGAAGTTGGCATTTTGGATCAACGTGTACAATGCATTGATTATGCAT GCATTTCTAGCTTATGGAGTCCCaaaaagtgaaattaaattattttccttgATGCAGAAG GCTGCTTACATAATCGGAGGGCATTCCATCAGTGCTGCTGACATTGAATACAACATTCTGAAGATGAAACCCCCAGCACATCGCCCACAAATA GCCTTGGTTCTTGCACTTCAGAAATTGAAGATAACTGAGGAGCAGAAGAAGTTTTCCATTGATCAACCTGAGCCTCTCCTAGCTTTCGCATTAAGTTGTGGGATGCATTCATCACCTGCA GTGCGGATCTTCAGGCCTGAGAATGTGAATGAGTTGCTTCAGAATTCATTGAAGGATTATGTCCAAGCATCTGTTGGTATAAGCAATAAGAGTAAGCTTTTGGTGCCAAAGTTGCTGTATTGTTTTGCCAAAGGCAATGTAGAGGACTCGCTACTGCCTGACTGGATCTGCCAATTCCTAACCCCGGAGCAAGCTGTTGTGGTTAGAGATCGTTTATCAAACCACAAGTGGAGACTCCTTGGTGCCCGAAGCTTCTCTATCCTACCCTTTGATTCAAGGTTCCGCTTTCTCTTCCTGTTGTAG